One Brassica napus cultivar Da-Ae chromosome C2, Da-Ae, whole genome shotgun sequence DNA window includes the following coding sequences:
- the LOC125581794 gene encoding lysine histidine transporter-like 2 — translation MNALGDVAFAYAGHNVVLEIQATIPSTPEKPSKVPMWRGVVVAYIVVAICYFPVAFVCYYIFGNTVDDNILMSLEKPTWLIVMANSFVVIHVIGSYQIFAMPVFDMLETFLVKQMMFDPSFKLRFITRTSYVGKFSLNSD, via the coding sequence ATGAACGCACTAGGAGATGTCGCATTTGCATATGCTGGTCATAATGTGGTGTTGGAGATTCAAGCTACTATTCCTTCAACTCCCGAGAAACCATCTAAGGTCCCAATGTGGAGAGGAGTGGTTGTTGCCTACATCGTGGTTGCCATCTGCTATTTTCCTGTTGCATTTGTTTGCTACTATATATTTGGAAATACTGTGGATGACAATATTCTTATGTCACTGGAGAAACCAACTTGGCTTATCGTCATGGCTAACTCATTCGTGGTTATTCATGTTATTGGAAGCTATCAGATATTCGCAATGCCGGTTTTTGATATGCTTGAAACCTTTTTGGTAAAACAAATGATGTTTGATCCTTCCTTCAAACTCCGTTTCATCACTCGAACTTCATATGttggtaagttttctcttaATTCAGATTGA
- the LOC106395622 gene encoding lysine histidine transporter-like 2 gives MGENQLSTHEAASARQKKVDDWLPITSSRNAKWWYSAFHNVTAMVGAGVLSLPYAMSNLGWGPGVTVMIMSWLITFYTIWQMVEMHEMVPGKRFDRYHELGQHAFGEKLGLWIVVPQQLIVEVGVNIVYMVTGGKSLKKIHDLLCTDCKEIRTSFWIMIFASVHFVLSHLPNFNSISGVSLAAAVMSLR, from the exons ATGGGGGAAAATCAATTGTCCACACACGAGGCTGCATCTGCAAGGCAGAAGAAAGTGGACGATTGGTTGCCAATAACGTCTTCCAGAAACGCTAAATGGTGGTATTCCGCGTTTCACAATGTAACAGCCATGGTCGGTGCTGGTGTACTCAGCTTGCCCTATGCCATGTCCAACCTAGGATG GGGACCTGGAGTGACAGTCATGATTATGTCATGGCTGATAACGTTTTACACCATATGGCAAATGGTGGAGATGCACGAGATGGTTCCAGGGAAGAGGTTCGACAGGTACCACGAGCTGGGACAGCACGCATTTGGAGAGAAGCTTGGACTATGGATTGTGGTGCCACAACAGCTAATTGTTGAAGTAGGTGTGAACATTGTGTACATGGTGACGGGAGGAAAGTCATTGAAAAAAATCCATGACCTTCTTTGTACTGATTGCAAAGAGATAAGAACTAGCTTTTGGATTATGATATTTGCTTCCGTACACTTTGTTCTCTCTCACCTTCCTAATTTTAACTCCATATCGGGTGTCTCCCTCGCTGCAGCCGTTATGTCCTTAAGGTAA